The proteins below are encoded in one region of Micromonospora sp. DSM 45708:
- a CDS encoding ABC transporter permease subunit: protein MSLFVTELRRLTKRRVTRLLLVLLVVGLATVATAFSFSSHKLSPEVVAAAQADSDAQYRKSVEEWKRSVTECEAAQARGEQTEERYGPNCGKDFQPQPEMFDPKWNLPYQFDFRAEFPTFIAVFAGAVALFAFIVGASFVGAEWNTGGMMNLLLWRPKRLAVLGTKLAALLTTVLGLSVVLGALWTAVFWLIGTQRGTTAKMTAGVWRSIGLDGLRAVALILVVGAVAFALASLGRHTAMALGAAVALFAISEIGIRIAVGVLSVPFGDRYVLSTYAQSWFLKQAELFDYDTCEFARGACEPAKYVVTWQQSAVVFGIGAVAALVAAFWTMRRRDVA from the coding sequence ATGAGCCTGTTCGTCACCGAGCTGCGCCGGCTCACCAAGCGCCGGGTCACCCGCCTGCTGCTCGTCCTGCTGGTGGTCGGGCTCGCCACCGTGGCCACCGCGTTCAGCTTCTCCAGCCACAAGCTCTCGCCCGAGGTGGTGGCCGCCGCGCAGGCCGATTCCGATGCGCAGTACCGCAAGTCGGTCGAGGAGTGGAAGCGTAGCGTCACCGAGTGCGAGGCCGCCCAGGCCCGCGGCGAGCAGACCGAGGAGCGTTACGGCCCGAACTGCGGCAAGGACTTCCAGCCGCAGCCGGAGATGTTCGACCCGAAGTGGAACCTGCCCTACCAGTTCGACTTCCGGGCCGAGTTCCCCACGTTCATCGCCGTGTTCGCCGGCGCGGTGGCGCTCTTCGCGTTCATCGTCGGCGCCTCCTTCGTGGGCGCCGAGTGGAACACCGGCGGGATGATGAACCTGCTGCTCTGGCGGCCGAAACGGCTCGCCGTGCTGGGTACCAAGCTGGCCGCGCTGCTCACCACCGTGCTCGGGCTGAGCGTCGTGCTCGGCGCGTTGTGGACGGCCGTGTTCTGGCTGATCGGCACGCAGCGGGGCACCACCGCGAAGATGACCGCCGGGGTGTGGCGCTCGATCGGGCTGGACGGGCTGCGCGCCGTGGCGCTGATCCTGGTGGTCGGCGCGGTCGCGTTCGCGCTCGCCTCGCTGGGCCGGCACACCGCGATGGCGCTCGGCGCGGCGGTGGCGCTCTTCGCGATCAGCGAGATCGGCATCCGGATCGCGGTCGGCGTGCTGTCGGTGCCGTTCGGTGACCGTTACGTGCTCTCCACGTACGCCCAGTCGTGGTTCCTGAAGCAGGCGGAGCTGTTCGACTACGACACCTGCGAGTTCGCCCGGGGCGCCTGCGAGCCGGCGAAGTACGTGGTCACCTGGCAGCAGTCGGCAGTGGTGTTCGGCATCGGCGCCGTGGCGGCCCTGGTCGCCGCGTTCTGGACGATGCGCCGGCGGGACGTCGCCTGA